AAATCGTTCAGACGTTTTAGCTGCGGAAGCACAATCTAAATTGGCGCAAGCCTCTGCTAAAGTGGTTGCTGAAAGAAACAAACCTAACTTAGATCTTTACGGGTCCTATGCATTCAATGGACGCGACGAAGAATTAAATGAGGCGATGAGCAATGCGGGCCAACCTGAAAAGGACACAGCCTTTGTTGGCGTAAGACTAAATATTCCGTTGAACTTTTCTGTCACATCCGACGTTAAGGCCGGTGCTTTAAAGGCAGAACGGGCTGCCGAGCTTGCTTATGAAAATAAAAAGTTCTTGCAAGAACAAGATTGGAACAATCTGGTTCAACAACTATCCGAAGCAAAAGAAAACCTGAAGCTTGCGACAAATATCGTTAATGCACAAAAAGCCAAACTTGAAAATGAAAGAACTCGTCTGAAGCAGGGTCGTACGACGACTTACCAGGTTCTTTTGTTTGAACAGGATTTTTCGCAGTCTGAAGTGAACCGCGTTCAGGCTGCCTCTTTGATTTTAGGATTAAATTCACAAATTAAACTTTACCAAGCTTCTTTAGAAGGTGGGAAATAGTATGAGTCTGCCAAAGATTTCCATTAGCCGTCCAATTTTCATTACCTGCATCACCATTGCGATCATCGTGGTGGGTTGGGCTTCATTCAAATCCATGAGTGTGGATTTATTCCCAGATGTCAGCGTCCCGGTGGTATCAGTTCAAACTGTCTATCCAGGTGCTGGTCCTTCTGAAATTGAAACCCTAGTAAGCCGTCCCATCGAAGAAGAAGTTAGTACCATCGCTGGGATCAAACGTCTGACTTCAAAAAGTTTAGAAGGTGTTTCGCAAGTTATCGTTGAATTTAACAGTACGGTTGATTCTAAGGACGCTGAACAACAAGTTCGCGACAAAGTGAATATTGCGAAGGCTAAACTTCCTGATGAAGTTGAAGATTCGGTTATTAAAAAATTCGACCCTTCAGACACCCCAATCCTAATGCTGTCGTTAACGGCGAAAGACATGGGTGATGCGCAATTGTTTGATATTGCCGATCAGTACATCAAGCCGCGCCTAGAGCAGGTTAGTAACGTCGGAGCCATTGAAATCTTCGGTGGTCGTGAAAGAGAAATCCATGTCATCTTGGATCGCAATAAACTTCGTCCCCGTGAAATTTCAGTAAGTCAGGTTGCAGGTCAAGTTGGCGCTTCCGGTGAAAACATTCCAAGTGGTAAAGTTGAACAGGGTGGCAAAGAACTTGTTTTCCGAGGTTTGGGTGAATTTAAAACTGTTTCTGAAATCGGCGACACCTTAGTGAACCTTTATGGTAACGAAGTCCCAACCCGAGTTGCCGATCTTGGTAAAGTCGTTGATACTTTAGAAGATGAAAAATCCCGCGCCTACGTGAACGGGCAAAAAGCCATTTTCTTACAAGTGTACCGTCAATCGGGTTCTAACACCGTCAAAGTTGCCGATGACGTTTTAAAACAAATGGAAAAATTAAAACCTGAACTTGAAAAGATGCAAGGTGCACCTCAAGTTCAACTGGTAACAAATGCTTCCACTAAAATTAAAAACAATATTTACGACGTAAATGAAACCATCATCATTGGTATTATTCTGACAGTGATCACAGTGTTCTTCTTTTTAGGAAGCGCACGTTCTACATTAATCACTGCCTTTTCTTTGCCAATTTCCTTAATTGGCTCGTTCATGGTCATGAAGCTTGCAGGCTTTTCAATCAACATCGTTTCAATGTTAGCCTTAACCCTGGCAGTGGGTCTTCTGATCGACGATGCCATCGTGGTTATTGAAAACATCTATCGCCGTATGGAGTTGGGTGAAGATTCATTAACCGCCGCTGAAAAAGGAACGAGCGAAATCCAAATGGCCGTTATGGCTATCACACTGGTGGTTATTGCCGTGTTCGTTCCAGTAGGAACCATGTCAGGAACTATTGGTCAGTTCTTAAAACAATTCGGTATGACTGTGGTGTTTTCAATGGCGATCAGTTGGTTTGTCGCGATGACCATCATCCCAATGCTGACGGCTTATTTCGGTGGTGAAGGTCATAGCACGCACAAGCCAGTATCAAACTCGCTTTACGATAAAACCCTAGGTCGCATGGTCCGTGGTTTTGACCGCTTCCAGGCAAGTCTTGAAACGGTTTTTGAAAAATTCTTAAGAGTGACTTTAAACCATCCTCTTAAAACAATCGGTGCTACGTTCTTAGTGTTTGTTCTAAGTATCTATACAGTTACCAAGGTGCCAGGTGCCTTTATCACAGACGATGATGCTGGTGAATTCACCGTGACCTTAGAAATGTCCCCAGGAACAAGCTTAAATGGCATGAATAAGGTCGGTGATGAAGTTGATAAGATCATTCGCGCTAATAGCGAAGTTGACTACACAACGATGATTATCGGAACCCAGTACGGTGAATCGAACAAAGCAAGTTACTATGTTCGCCTTAAAAAAGAGCGCGGTGGTTTAACGACGGAACAATTCCGCGATAAAGTCAGACAACAACTGACTCCATTTGCAGCGACTGCTAATCCAGTGGTTAAAAAGTATGATGCTTCAGGTGGTATGGGTGCTCAGCCATTCACGTTGAATTTGGTATCAGCTGATCCAGAGGCATTAAATGCTTCCGCTGAAAAATTAATGGCTGTTTTAAAAACAGATCCACGCCTAAAAGACCTCAACTCGAACTATCGCCCTGGCAAACCTGAAATGCAGGTCATCTTAAAACCAGGTGCAGCAAGACAGTACGGTGTGAATACTTCAACTATGGGCGGCGAATTACGTGCCCAAATCGAAGGCTATACCCCAGCGAAGTTCCGTGAAAAAGGCAGAGAGTATAACGTTCGCGTGCGCTTGCTTCCTGAACAAAGGGACTTAAAAGAAAACTTCAACGCCGTTTACGTTCCGAACGTGAATAGAAAACTAGTAAGACTTTCTGACATCGCTAAAGGCGATGAGACAACGGGCCCTGCATCTATTGAACGTCAAGATCGTGGTCGTTACATCCAAATCACCGCTGGCCTTGCGCCAGGGGCGGGCTTAAGTGATGTTGTTAACGACGCTGTAAAAGCAATGACAGCAGGTGAAAGCGCATTGCCTCCAAGTGTGCGCTATGCTTTCGCTGGTGACGCCGAAAATATGCAAGAACTTGTGACTTCCACGGTTCTTGCCTTGGGCTTTGCGATTCTGTTTATTTACCTGATCCTAGCAAGTCTTTATGAATCCTTCATCACGCCAATCACGATCATGATCGCGATGCCATTGGCTCTCTGTGGAGGTTTCTTAGGGCTTTACTTGATGAATGAAACGATCACAATCTTCGCGATCTTTGGTCTATTCATGCTTATCGGGGTGGCCGGTAAAAACGGTATCTTACTAGTAGACTACACAAGACAGCTGATGGCTGAAGGAAAAAGCCGCGCTGATGCCTTGGTAGAAGCTGGTAAAACTCGTCTTCGCCCGATCTTGATGACTTCGTTTGCCTTAATCGCTGGTACAATTCCAGTTGCTATAGGTCTAAATGAAGCTTCTAAATCCCGCACAGCAATGGGTGTGGTAATTATCGGTGGTATGATCACTTCGACAATCCTAACCCTGATCGTAGTGCCAGCGGTTTTCACCTACGTAGATCGTTTCCGCCTCTGGGCCAATGATCTTGGCGCAAGATTTACTTCTCACAAAAAAGAGCATAAAGATCGCCACGTGGAAGTTAAAATCTCTAACGACAAAAAAGAAAACGAAATGGAACTGGCTGAAACTGAAGCCTAAAAAGAAGGGGAGCTTGGCTCCCCTTTATATTTGTGAAACTAGATCTGTGACTTTCTCTAGGTCTTTAGCATCATGATAAAGACCAAAGCCAAAACGCAAACGACTGCCGCGGGAATCCGTTTTGATTCCCGCTTGCTGCAGATCCTTTACGGCTTTCTGTGTTGCCTCTGTTGATCCAAGATCAAACGTCAAAAAGTGTCCGTGTAAATCCAAAGAATTCGCAAGCAGCTTATGGGCGTTTACAGTTTTAGAGTTTTTCTTTTTTAGGAGTTCCAAAAACAGCGTCTGATTTTTCTGCACAACCGCGTGGATTTTTTCAGGACTTAAATTTTCCGACTTAAATTTTTCAAAAACTGCAATCAGTCTATAAAGCGCAGAAAAGTCCATGGTGCTGCCAGCATATTGAAGGGCATCGGTGGGGTAACCCACTTGATTTCCTACAGCAGACAGGTGCGATAGTTCAGCAAACCATCCCGTATGAAAAGGACGATGGCGGGTAGCGGGTGGCACATAAAGAAAACATGCGCCTTCCCCACCTTGGGCATATTTGTACGCCCCCGCGACGTAAAAGGCTCTATCCTGAATGCTCGAAAGGTCCACAGGCACTGCCATAAAGCTATGGTACCCATCAATAACAAACATCGTATCTGTGGGAGCTTTCTTCGCAAGTCCCACCACATCACTGACTACGCCGGAATTAAAAAACACATGGCTTAAAAAGATCAGATCAAACTCGGCCTGATCCATCGCCGAAGCAAAGCGTTCATTGAAAGTTGCAAAGGGCAGTGTGGGGATTTTGACTATCTCAAAATTCGCAAATTCAGAAAGACGGTTAATCTGTCTATCAAAGCTATAGAATTCCGAATCCGTCGTAAGAACGCGGATCTTCTTATTCCAATCTAAAGAACTTAACAGGCGAAACACCAACTCATGGGTATTCGGTGCAAAAACGATCTGCTCAGAATGGGAAATCCCCAAGGTTTCAGCAATCAGCTTTTGCGCTGCCGGAATTTTCTTAGAAAAAATATGCCCCCATTTATCATCAACGTACTGGCAGGAATCATCCCAGTATTGTAAATGTGCTTCACGGCTTACATCGGGCCAATAGTGATGGCTGTGGCAAGCAAAGTGGTATTCATTCGGATGGGCGTTTAAGAAGCGGGAATAAAGGTGCTTATACATGGTCCAGAGTATAAGCAAAAAAAAAGCGCCCTTCAAGGAAGAGCGCTTTTAAATTCTATTCAAAGAATCTTAGAATTAGAAGTAACCTTCGTCATCACCGAAGTCTTCATCTTCATCATCTTCGTCATCATCATCGTTATCAACTTCAGCTGAACCGATCTGATCTTCTTCTTCCTCTTCATCTTCAGAAACTTCAGACTCAGAACCTTCTTCGTCGTCTTCTGCGCCCCACTCGTCGTCTTCAGCGCCTTCTTCTTCGATGTCGATCATGTTGTCCATTTCAGCTTCATCTTCGAAATCAGAAGAAATGTCTTCGTCTACTACTGGAGCAACTTGAGCTTTTTTAGTTTCAGTTGATTTTGGTGCTTTTTCAGCTTTCGGAGCTGGCGTTTTTTTCGCAGCAGGTTTTGTTGCTTTTTTAGCAGCTTTTTTAGGAGCGGCTTTTTTCGGAGCAGCTTTTTTAGCTGTCGTTTTTTTAGCAGCCGCTTTTTTAGCTGGCTTAGCGGCTTTCTTAGCTGCTTTTTTTGGCGCAGCTTTTTTAGTCGCTTTTTTCGCAGTTGATTTTTTAGCAGGTTTAGCTGCTTTTTTTGCTACCTTCTTAGTCGCTTTTGCTTTTGCTTTTTTCTTAGCCATGATTCGCTCCCTGGAATGTCCTGGTTCAAAAATGAATGCCCCCTTAGACTAGCGAGATTTAAGGGGGCAGGCAAATCAAAATGAAATGAGTTTATCGAGGTCTTGCTTAGTTGATGATCCCACTTAAGTGATCGTCGATGATCTTTGCAAGATCGTTAGGAAGAATGAAGGAAAGGAACAAGCCACCATTATTTACGCCTTGTTTGGGGACGATTGTGAAGTACCCAAGTGTGCGGGTCTTAGCTTTGTTGCGAATCGGTGCAGTGATGCCGAAAAATTGGGGGAAATAGCTGCTTTCGATAAATAAACCGG
This is a stretch of genomic DNA from Bdellovibrio reynosensis. It encodes these proteins:
- a CDS encoding aminotransferase class V-fold PLP-dependent enzyme — encoded protein: MLILWTMYKHLYSRFLNAHPNEYHFACHSHHYWPDVSREAHLQYWDDSCQYVDDKWGHIFSKKIPAAQKLIAETLGISHSEQIVFAPNTHELVFRLLSSLDWNKKIRVLTTDSEFYSFDRQINRLSEFANFEIVKIPTLPFATFNERFASAMDQAEFDLIFLSHVFFNSGVVSDVVGLAKKAPTDTMFVIDGYHSFMAVPVDLSSIQDRAFYVAGAYKYAQGGEGACFLYVPPATRHRPFHTGWFAELSHLSAVGNQVGYPTDALQYAGSTMDFSALYRLIAVFEKFKSENLSPEKIHAVVQKNQTLFLELLKKKNSKTVNAHKLLANSLDLHGHFLTFDLGSTEATQKAVKDLQQAGIKTDSRGSRLRFGFGLYHDAKDLEKVTDLVSQI
- a CDS encoding efflux RND transporter permease subunit; translation: MSLPKISISRPIFITCITIAIIVVGWASFKSMSVDLFPDVSVPVVSVQTVYPGAGPSEIETLVSRPIEEEVSTIAGIKRLTSKSLEGVSQVIVEFNSTVDSKDAEQQVRDKVNIAKAKLPDEVEDSVIKKFDPSDTPILMLSLTAKDMGDAQLFDIADQYIKPRLEQVSNVGAIEIFGGREREIHVILDRNKLRPREISVSQVAGQVGASGENIPSGKVEQGGKELVFRGLGEFKTVSEIGDTLVNLYGNEVPTRVADLGKVVDTLEDEKSRAYVNGQKAIFLQVYRQSGSNTVKVADDVLKQMEKLKPELEKMQGAPQVQLVTNASTKIKNNIYDVNETIIIGIILTVITVFFFLGSARSTLITAFSLPISLIGSFMVMKLAGFSINIVSMLALTLAVGLLIDDAIVVIENIYRRMELGEDSLTAAEKGTSEIQMAVMAITLVVIAVFVPVGTMSGTIGQFLKQFGMTVVFSMAISWFVAMTIIPMLTAYFGGEGHSTHKPVSNSLYDKTLGRMVRGFDRFQASLETVFEKFLRVTLNHPLKTIGATFLVFVLSIYTVTKVPGAFITDDDAGEFTVTLEMSPGTSLNGMNKVGDEVDKIIRANSEVDYTTMIIGTQYGESNKASYYVRLKKERGGLTTEQFRDKVRQQLTPFAATANPVVKKYDASGGMGAQPFTLNLVSADPEALNASAEKLMAVLKTDPRLKDLNSNYRPGKPEMQVILKPGAARQYGVNTSTMGGELRAQIEGYTPAKFREKGREYNVRVRLLPEQRDLKENFNAVYVPNVNRKLVRLSDIAKGDETTGPASIERQDRGRYIQITAGLAPGAGLSDVVNDAVKAMTAGESALPPSVRYAFAGDAENMQELVTSTVLALGFAILFIYLILASLYESFITPITIMIAMPLALCGGFLGLYLMNETITIFAIFGLFMLIGVAGKNGILLVDYTRQLMAEGKSRADALVEAGKTRLRPILMTSFALIAGTIPVAIGLNEASKSRTAMGVVIIGGMITSTILTLIVVPAVFTYVDRFRLWANDLGARFTSHKKEHKDRHVEVKISNDKKENEMELAETEA